A single genomic interval of Lentimicrobium saccharophilum harbors:
- a CDS encoding DUF349 domain-containing protein — protein sequence METKPQPDQIPDEAINNQELNAVSAEVEAEITENETLEPVMEEQENEPAGTEMKSEVEVEVPSGEANVEDISDATITEVPEPLAEAEAETVTEVVTETEDLPLASAETETVTEAEPEMSMEAEVTNEPEVVPAVAEEELVAVLPDENSDEDEQDESDETAEGEDAEQPAELEGKSREELVVRLEELVKQDDVNKIKGEVSQIKVAFLKLNKEFKHEAYQKLAAAAAEVEGESENDESLVIPDDEIEERFKAAFQIYKQNKGKYNEQQEKIKIQNLEAKNHILEELKVLINSEETLKKTYDEFKVLQERWKAIGMVPKTEINTLWQNYHFLVEKFFDKVKINKELKDLDLKKNLEAKIHLCEKAEELLLESSIIKSFKQLQQYHEEWKEIGPVPQDKKDELWERFRSATDKINERRREYYNQMQEGLEQNLAAKNILCEKAEQVVSAEPDSIKGWQDYTSQITELLQVWKTIGPAPKKQNNEIWARFKASLDAFFNAKKDFYNKLKEQQMHNYNLKIDLCVQAEALRSNTDWRNTTRELINLQNEWKKIGPVPRKQSDRIWKRFRAACDEFFASKSEYFKNVSGHEEENLKLKLELIEKVKVFEIGDNRNEAVETLKDFQRQWMEIGHVPIKEKEKLQTEFRTLINKHFEKLKMESISMGALNYKSRIERMAKDAPDAGRVISKERSFVQGKIQQLQEDIKLWENNIGFFANSKTANLLKQEFEKKIEKAREELQMLETKLKMLREANQ from the coding sequence ATGGAAACTAAACCGCAACCTGATCAGATCCCTGATGAAGCCATCAACAATCAGGAACTGAATGCTGTTTCTGCTGAAGTTGAAGCAGAAATTACTGAGAATGAAACCCTCGAACCAGTAATGGAAGAACAGGAAAATGAACCTGCCGGTACCGAAATGAAATCTGAAGTTGAAGTTGAAGTGCCGTCAGGAGAGGCTAATGTTGAGGATATTTCTGATGCAACCATCACAGAAGTTCCTGAGCCGCTGGCTGAAGCTGAAGCTGAAACTGTAACTGAAGTTGTAACTGAAACTGAAGATCTTCCGCTTGCTTCTGCTGAGACTGAAACAGTGACCGAAGCTGAACCGGAAATGTCAATGGAAGCAGAAGTGACCAATGAGCCGGAAGTTGTTCCTGCGGTTGCCGAAGAAGAACTGGTTGCTGTTCTGCCGGATGAAAATTCCGATGAGGATGAGCAGGACGAAAGCGACGAAACGGCAGAAGGAGAAGATGCCGAACAACCTGCAGAACTTGAAGGAAAGTCCCGTGAGGAACTGGTTGTCAGGCTGGAAGAGCTTGTGAAACAGGATGACGTCAATAAGATTAAAGGAGAAGTCTCACAGATTAAGGTTGCTTTTCTGAAGCTGAACAAAGAGTTCAAGCATGAAGCATATCAGAAACTGGCTGCCGCAGCTGCTGAAGTTGAAGGGGAAAGCGAGAATGACGAATCCCTGGTAATTCCTGATGATGAGATTGAAGAGCGGTTTAAAGCCGCGTTCCAGATATACAAACAGAACAAAGGTAAATACAACGAGCAACAGGAAAAGATTAAGATTCAGAATCTTGAAGCAAAAAATCATATCCTTGAAGAGCTGAAAGTGCTTATCAATTCTGAAGAGACACTCAAAAAAACCTATGATGAGTTTAAGGTTCTTCAGGAGCGCTGGAAAGCGATCGGGATGGTGCCTAAGACAGAAATCAACACACTCTGGCAGAATTATCATTTCCTGGTTGAGAAGTTCTTTGATAAGGTAAAGATTAATAAGGAGTTAAAGGATCTGGATCTGAAAAAGAACCTTGAAGCAAAGATTCATTTGTGCGAAAAGGCAGAAGAATTGCTGCTTGAGAGTTCAATCATCAAATCCTTCAAACAGCTTCAGCAGTATCATGAGGAATGGAAGGAGATCGGACCTGTACCCCAGGATAAAAAGGATGAATTGTGGGAGCGTTTCCGCAGCGCCACTGACAAAATAAATGAACGCAGGCGGGAATATTACAACCAGATGCAGGAAGGTCTGGAGCAGAACTTAGCCGCAAAGAACATTCTCTGCGAAAAAGCTGAACAAGTTGTTTCTGCAGAGCCCGATTCCATTAAGGGATGGCAGGATTACACCAGCCAGATCACTGAACTGCTGCAGGTCTGGAAAACCATCGGACCGGCTCCCAAAAAGCAAAATAATGAAATCTGGGCCCGTTTTAAAGCTTCGCTGGATGCATTCTTTAATGCAAAGAAGGACTTCTACAACAAGCTGAAGGAACAGCAGATGCATAACTATAACCTGAAGATAGACCTCTGTGTTCAGGCAGAAGCACTCAGAAGCAATACTGACTGGCGCAACACGACCCGTGAATTGATCAACCTCCAGAATGAATGGAAAAAAATCGGACCGGTGCCGCGCAAACAGAGCGACAGGATATGGAAACGATTCAGGGCTGCATGTGATGAATTTTTTGCCTCAAAATCTGAATATTTCAAGAATGTATCCGGACATGAAGAGGAAAACCTCAAACTCAAACTTGAACTGATTGAAAAGGTTAAGGTTTTTGAAATAGGCGATAACCGGAATGAAGCTGTTGAAACCCTGAAGGATTTTCAGCGTCAGTGGATGGAAATCGGTCATGTGCCCATTAAGGAAAAGGAAAAACTGCAAACCGAATTCCGCACACTGATCAACAAGCATTTCGAAAAGCTGAAGATGGAATCCATATCAATGGGCGCCCTTAATTATAAGAGCCGCATCGAACGCATGGCAAAAGATGCTCCTGATGCCGGAAGGGTCATCAGTAAAGAAAGGAGTTTTGTTCAGGGCAAAATCCAGCAACTGCAGGAAGATATCAAACTGTGGGAGAACAATATCGGTTTCTTTGCCAATTCCAAGACAGCCAACCTGTTAAAGCAGGAGTTTGAAAAGAAAATTGAAAAAGCACGCGAGGAGTTGCAGATGCTTGAGACAAAGCTGAAGATGCTTCGCGAAGCCAACCAGTAA
- a CDS encoding lipid A deacylase LpxR family protein, which yields MKCRLLRDYAYFYIIIPHFADIACMKRATIILLAIVASLSYSCRKSKTGSEKDPGSVIATETVVEISGPQVLLIYPGPKQADSLKKIIGAEAFYRISDQNGSHFNELRNNLDGTGITTTVSESTRFRFIADDGAITVTDLSRLGSPWQVLIFTGNGTPTLAAPEDAIMQSRLLFGLPEKDRSHTSLKPNKKPVKSKLSTFRHADVTKDTLPAPTAPLVRETTLRLVLPPGTEPPSNRNETSGFRVVTSYISPVHRFRLEFENDIFSNTDRYYTNGVMLGYTAPGLINLPVNRLMLPPGHNSIVHASLSLHHAMFTPFTTKNPPLLDGDRPYASTLFLRYSQTSECAEEGIILTSAIEAGVIGDAALGRYFQKSVHATVPTNDEPLGWETQIQNDVVLSYYANISKLLMQRRNAEVFATASAKAGTLHTYAALGMDAIAGEFTSGLTPVPYSYSELNQKPVKWQYGIRGGLEFRIIGYDASLQGGITNKQNIYTLNAEEIERLVAALHLGIFARYRKLGIQVSQNYLSREIREGRQHFWGQVGLDYTW from the coding sequence ATGAAATGCAGGCTTCTGAGGGATTATGCTTATTTTTACATCATAATTCCGCACTTTGCGGATATCGCATGCATGAAGCGCGCTACCATCATTCTTCTGGCAATTGTCGCTTCCCTGTCATATTCATGCAGGAAAAGCAAAACGGGTTCTGAAAAGGACCCCGGATCTGTTATTGCCACAGAAACGGTGGTTGAAATTTCCGGGCCTCAGGTTTTGCTGATCTACCCCGGTCCAAAGCAGGCCGACAGCCTGAAAAAAATCATCGGAGCCGAAGCTTTCTACCGGATTTCCGATCAAAACGGAAGCCATTTCAATGAATTGAGAAACAACCTGGACGGAACCGGGATAACCACTACTGTGTCCGAAAGCACCAGATTCCGGTTTATTGCTGACGACGGCGCTATTACCGTTACAGACCTGAGCAGATTGGGCTCTCCCTGGCAGGTGTTGATATTTACGGGTAATGGCACACCAACACTGGCTGCACCTGAAGATGCCATAATGCAGAGCAGATTGCTCTTCGGCTTGCCTGAAAAGGACAGATCGCACACCTCTTTAAAACCTAATAAAAAACCAGTCAAATCAAAGCTTTCGACTTTCAGGCATGCAGATGTAACTAAAGATACACTCCCTGCCCCCACTGCTCCATTGGTCAGGGAAACAACCCTGCGGCTGGTTCTTCCGCCCGGAACAGAGCCTCCGTCAAACCGCAACGAAACCTCAGGCTTCAGGGTGGTGACCAGCTATATCAGCCCGGTTCACCGCTTCCGGCTGGAATTTGAGAATGATATTTTTTCAAACACCGACCGTTATTATACCAACGGGGTAATGCTTGGCTACACTGCCCCCGGTCTGATCAACCTGCCGGTTAACCGGCTGATGCTTCCGCCAGGGCACAACAGCATCGTGCATGCATCACTCAGCCTGCATCACGCAATGTTTACACCATTTACCACCAAGAATCCACCGCTGCTGGACGGTGACCGCCCCTACGCATCAACATTGTTTCTGCGCTACAGTCAGACATCTGAATGCGCTGAGGAAGGAATAATATTAACTTCAGCCATTGAAGCCGGAGTGATAGGAGATGCAGCACTGGGCAGGTACTTCCAGAAATCGGTACATGCCACAGTCCCTACCAATGATGAACCCCTGGGCTGGGAAACACAAATTCAAAATGATGTTGTTCTCAGCTATTATGCCAATATCAGTAAATTATTGATGCAAAGGAGGAACGCCGAGGTTTTTGCAACCGCTTCGGCAAAAGCCGGAACACTGCATACTTATGCGGCTTTGGGTATGGATGCCATAGCAGGGGAATTTACATCCGGCCTTACTCCGGTTCCATACAGCTATTCTGAACTCAATCAGAAACCGGTGAAGTGGCAATACGGCATCAGGGGAGGACTGGAATTCAGGATAATCGGTTATGATGCCAGCCTTCAGGGAGGCATTACCAATAAACAAAACATCTATACCCTTAATGCGGAAGAAATTGAACGGTTGGTCGCAGCCCTGCATTTGGGTATATTTGCACGTTACCGCAAACTTGGAATTCAGGTTTCACAAAACTACTTAAGCCGTGAAATCAGGGAAGGCCGGCAACATTTCTGGGGACAGGTAGGACTGGATTACACATGGTGA
- the aroC gene encoding chorismate synthase has product MAGNTFGHLLCLTSFGESHGPAVGGVLDGFPSGLPIDMEALMTAMERRRPGHGEFQTARNEADLPEFVSGIFQGKTTGAPLAFLIRNNDQRPADYKKMEEFYRPSHAGFAWDAKFGFHDHRGGGRSSARETAVRVAAGALALQLLGKFGISITAYTGQIGNVVSHLSPGDVNPVIVMDSPLRCPDPLAEAEMKILLTGLKAEDDSTGGVVGCVIRGVPAGIGEPVFDRLQADLAKAMMSINAAKGFEYGDGFAAASKKGSEHNDPYEEQEGRLRPASNHAGGILGGISTGEDIFFNVAFKPVSSISKPQLTAGKSGQVQHLSIEGRHDVCIVPRAVPVVEAMAALVIADHMLISGKIPRNIL; this is encoded by the coding sequence ATGGCTGGAAATACTTTTGGGCATCTGCTTTGCCTGACATCATTCGGCGAATCTCACGGACCTGCAGTTGGCGGGGTGCTCGATGGTTTCCCATCCGGATTGCCCATTGATATGGAAGCGCTCATGACTGCAATGGAGAGGCGAAGGCCCGGGCATGGAGAATTCCAGACCGCCCGGAATGAGGCCGACCTTCCGGAGTTTGTTTCCGGTATTTTTCAGGGGAAAACCACCGGCGCCCCGTTGGCCTTTCTGATCCGCAACAACGATCAGCGGCCGGCGGACTACAAGAAAATGGAGGAGTTTTACCGCCCTTCACACGCAGGATTTGCATGGGATGCAAAATTTGGTTTTCATGATCACCGGGGAGGTGGCCGGTCATCGGCCCGTGAAACAGCCGTCAGGGTTGCTGCTGGTGCGCTTGCCCTGCAGTTGCTCGGAAAATTTGGCATAAGCATTACAGCTTATACCGGGCAAATCGGGAATGTGGTATCACATCTCAGTCCCGGAGATGTGAACCCGGTTATTGTAATGGATTCACCTTTACGTTGTCCCGACCCACTTGCGGAAGCTGAAATGAAAATATTGCTGACCGGTTTGAAGGCTGAAGATGATTCCACCGGAGGCGTAGTCGGTTGTGTGATACGTGGGGTCCCGGCCGGAATCGGCGAACCGGTTTTTGACAGGCTTCAGGCTGATCTCGCAAAAGCAATGATGAGTATCAACGCTGCGAAAGGATTTGAATACGGAGATGGTTTTGCCGCCGCTTCAAAAAAAGGGTCAGAACATAATGACCCATACGAAGAGCAGGAAGGCAGACTCAGGCCAGCCTCCAACCATGCCGGTGGAATATTGGGAGGTATTTCAACAGGTGAAGATATTTTCTTCAATGTGGCATTCAAGCCGGTTTCATCTATCTCTAAGCCTCAGCTCACTGCCGGCAAATCCGGTCAGGTGCAGCATCTGTCCATAGAAGGACGTCACGATGTTTGTATTGTCCCCAGGGCCGTGCCGGTCGTTGAAGCAATGGCTGCACTTGTTATCGCTGATCATATGCTGATTTCAGGCAAGATCCCCCGCAATATTCTTTAG
- a CDS encoding AsmA family protein, whose translation MKKTAKIIVVTLLALMLALVVLPYAFRGKIKEAVKNAANKSLNARLDFEDVSLSLLRSFPDLSVGIKNLSLSGTGDFEKDTLAGIPNLRVTIDLMSVLRGEQYEIKALRLRNPAIKLKVLADGRVNWDIMKPDTVPVPEGEPEPSAPVRAALRIMEVTNGRLIYDDVTFPMLLDAGGLEMLVKGDLSLDYSELIAKATAASIVVDYDGIRYLNKATASLESAIGADLNAWKFTFPDAKLRVNELDLHASGFFAMPDEGYDMDISFEAVKNDFKNFLSLVPAIYLKDFSSLQAEGTLALKGFVKGLYSEETMPGFGVNIEIGEAMFRYPGLPEAVENISVSAGITNDDGDADATIIDVRRMHLETAGNPVDIRLYARTPVSDPYVDTKITGKLNLGDVGRFYPLEDGDDLAGMLDADIVAKGNLSAIESGRYQDFEAGGRLILSDVRYKTASLPQGLSVTEARLNLTPALAELPVLKAQIGKNDLTANGRLENMLAYAFGKSDLKGSLNLSSKYFNVNDFASEPAEAPVESDTAAIGIIEIPGGIDFVLKASFDQVIYDNMDLKNVKGVMKVKDQVLSLENLTMNTLEGALGVNGTYSAVAEGKPAVDFRVDIRDVDVKQAFRTFNTMEMLAPIAGMASGKISTRLNIKTDLDGNMMPVFSSVNGDGRLMSQALTISNVNSFNKLAETLKIEKFRQWVIEKINLSFEMVDGKVFVKPFETRLGNTRAEISGWNSFDKTMEYVMQLNIPRAEFGGAANNVLNNLVGEANKKGANFSIGDVIPVTVLIGGTVTNPTITTSLKTAAGSAVERMKQQITETIQQKKEEVVAKAREEASRYIEEANLQAQKILADAQKQADEVVRLADESAARIKTEADKQAEQLIAEGRKKGPIAELAAKKAAEKVRAEAGEKADKLVLEAQKQSGNIMTKARLESDKVVNDARIKAEGNQGP comes from the coding sequence ATGAAGAAAACTGCTAAGATTATCGTTGTGACCCTGTTGGCGCTGATGCTGGCGTTAGTTGTGCTGCCATATGCTTTCAGGGGAAAGATTAAAGAAGCCGTTAAAAACGCGGCCAATAAAAGCCTCAATGCCAGACTTGATTTTGAAGACGTCAGTCTCTCGCTGTTGCGGAGCTTTCCCGATCTCTCTGTTGGGATTAAAAATCTTTCGCTTTCAGGCACCGGCGATTTTGAAAAAGATACGCTTGCAGGGATTCCCAACCTCAGGGTAACCATCGACCTCATGAGTGTGCTGAGGGGAGAGCAATATGAAATCAAGGCGTTGCGGCTGAGAAATCCGGCCATTAAACTCAAGGTGCTGGCTGATGGCCGGGTGAACTGGGATATTATGAAACCCGACACCGTTCCCGTACCCGAAGGCGAACCGGAACCTTCTGCGCCTGTGCGGGCTGCCCTGCGGATTATGGAAGTTACCAACGGCCGCCTGATTTACGACGATGTTACGTTTCCCATGCTTTTGGATGCCGGAGGACTGGAAATGCTGGTTAAAGGCGACCTCTCGCTTGATTATTCTGAATTAATTGCAAAAGCTACTGCTGCGTCCATCGTTGTGGATTACGACGGGATCCGCTATCTCAACAAGGCAACTGCAAGCCTTGAATCTGCAATAGGTGCCGATCTGAACGCATGGAAATTTACCTTTCCTGATGCAAAACTCAGGGTCAACGAGTTGGACCTGCATGCGTCAGGATTTTTTGCCATGCCCGATGAGGGGTATGACATGGATATCAGTTTTGAGGCCGTCAAAAACGATTTCAAAAACTTTTTATCGCTGGTGCCGGCCATATACTTAAAGGACTTCTCTTCGCTACAGGCGGAAGGGACCCTTGCGCTGAAAGGGTTTGTCAAAGGTCTTTACAGTGAGGAAACCATGCCGGGTTTCGGGGTAAATATTGAAATCGGTGAAGCCATGTTCCGCTATCCCGGTTTGCCTGAAGCCGTGGAAAATATTTCGGTGTCTGCCGGTATTACCAACGACGACGGCGATGCGGATGCCACCATCATTGATGTACGCAGAATGCACCTGGAAACTGCAGGAAACCCCGTGGATATCCGGCTCTACGCCAGAACACCAGTAAGCGATCCTTATGTGGATACGAAAATTACGGGAAAACTTAATTTGGGCGATGTGGGCAGGTTTTACCCGCTTGAAGATGGCGATGACCTTGCCGGAATGCTGGATGCAGATATTGTTGCAAAGGGTAATTTATCGGCCATCGAAAGCGGACGCTATCAGGATTTTGAAGCCGGAGGGCGTTTAATATTGAGTGACGTACGTTACAAAACAGCTTCGTTGCCCCAAGGCCTTTCGGTAACCGAAGCCCGGTTGAATCTTACACCGGCATTGGCTGAATTGCCTGTGCTGAAAGCTCAGATCGGTAAAAACGATCTGACTGCCAATGGAAGACTGGAAAATATGTTGGCCTATGCTTTCGGAAAAAGTGACCTGAAGGGATCCCTTAATCTGAGTTCAAAGTATTTTAATGTGAACGATTTTGCATCAGAGCCCGCTGAAGCACCTGTGGAAAGCGATACTGCCGCCATCGGCATCATCGAAATTCCGGGAGGGATTGATTTTGTGCTGAAAGCGTCGTTTGATCAGGTGATTTATGACAACATGGATCTGAAGAACGTGAAAGGGGTGATGAAAGTTAAAGATCAGGTACTTTCCCTTGAAAATCTCACCATGAACACCCTGGAAGGCGCCCTGGGAGTAAACGGTACTTATTCTGCCGTTGCCGAAGGGAAACCGGCTGTTGATTTCAGGGTGGATATCCGTGATGTTGATGTGAAACAGGCATTCCGGACATTTAATACCATGGAAATGCTCGCCCCCATCGCCGGAATGGCTTCCGGGAAGATCAGTACCCGGCTCAACATCAAAACCGACCTGGACGGCAATATGATGCCGGTGTTTTCTTCTGTCAACGGCGATGGCCGGCTGATGTCACAGGCATTAACCATCAGCAATGTGAACAGTTTTAACAAGCTTGCCGAGACGCTTAAAATTGAAAAGTTCAGGCAATGGGTTATTGAAAAAATCAACCTCTCCTTCGAAATGGTTGACGGAAAAGTATTTGTCAAACCATTTGAAACCCGGCTGGGTAATACCCGGGCTGAAATATCGGGCTGGAATAGCTTCGACAAGACTATGGAGTATGTGATGCAGCTGAATATTCCGCGGGCTGAGTTTGGAGGGGCGGCCAACAATGTGCTCAATAATCTGGTGGGAGAGGCCAACAAAAAAGGCGCGAATTTCAGCATCGGTGATGTGATACCGGTTACGGTGCTGATCGGTGGAACAGTTACCAACCCGACCATTACCACCAGCCTGAAAACAGCCGCCGGAAGCGCCGTTGAGCGGATGAAGCAGCAGATCACCGAAACCATTCAGCAGAAAAAGGAAGAAGTGGTGGCGAAAGCCCGTGAAGAGGCCTCCAGGTATATTGAAGAGGCAAACCTGCAGGCGCAGAAAATTTTAGCTGACGCGCAAAAGCAGGCCGACGAAGTGGTCAGGCTGGCTGATGAATCAGCAGCCAGAATCAAAACCGAAGCGGATAAACAGGCAGAGCAATTAATTGCCGAAGGCCGGAAAAAAGGACCAATCGCTGAATTGGCAGCGAAGAAGGCTGCGGAAAAAGTAAGGGCAGAAGCTGGTGAAAAAGCGGATAAGCTTGTTCTGGAGGCTCAGAAACAATCCGGCAATATTATGACAAAGGCACGGCTGGAGTCAGACAAGGTAGTCAATGATGCAAGAATTAAAGCCGAAGGTAATCAGGGCCCGTAA
- a CDS encoding co-chaperone GroES translates to MKELQPLNQNVLLDMTQPSGEQRTAGGIIIPDTAKEKPQVAKVIATGNIENSEISAGDMVLFRKFSGTDIEFEGKKYLIVPYSDLLAKIVETETI, encoded by the coding sequence ATGAAAGAATTACAACCCCTCAATCAGAATGTATTGCTCGATATGACCCAGCCATCGGGCGAGCAGCGAACTGCCGGCGGAATCATTATCCCTGACACCGCAAAGGAGAAACCGCAGGTGGCAAAAGTAATTGCCACAGGAAACATTGAAAACAGCGAGATTTCGGCAGGAGATATGGTCCTGTTCAGGAAGTTCTCGGGAACCGATATTGAATTTGAAGGTAAAAAGTACCTCATCGTTCCCTACAGCGACCTTCTTGCCAAAATAGTGGAAACAGAAACCATCTGA
- a CDS encoding thioredoxin family protein, giving the protein MKVKSINSLQELRSILTARKRTFLLLYKSNSATSGCAESYLEETAARLSEAAILKADVVNVRDIHPAFGVDTVPSLLVFENDSLKNIIKGCQTAEYYKNLIENQLYQAATGGESGGPSVTVYSTPSCPWCTTLKNYLKQHRVAFTDIDVSADPMAARELVNRTGQTGVPQAQINGDWVIGFDKSKINRLLNING; this is encoded by the coding sequence ATGAAAGTAAAATCCATAAACTCACTTCAGGAACTAAGATCAATACTGACAGCCCGGAAGCGCACCTTTTTGCTTCTTTACAAAAGTAATTCCGCCACTTCGGGCTGCGCTGAAAGCTATCTTGAGGAAACCGCTGCCCGTTTGAGTGAAGCAGCAATACTGAAAGCCGACGTGGTAAACGTTCGTGATATTCATCCGGCCTTTGGTGTTGATACCGTTCCTTCGTTGCTGGTATTTGAAAATGACAGCCTGAAAAACATTATTAAAGGCTGTCAGACAGCTGAATATTATAAGAACCTTATTGAAAACCAGCTTTATCAGGCTGCTACCGGCGGAGAAAGCGGGGGCCCCAGCGTGACTGTTTACTCTACTCCTTCCTGCCCCTGGTGTACCACACTCAAAAACTACCTGAAGCAGCACAGGGTGGCATTCACCGATATCGATGTTTCGGCAGATCCCATGGCAGCCAGGGAGTTGGTAAACCGCACGGGACAAACCGGTGTACCACAGGCTCAGATCAACGGCGATTGGGTAATCGGCTTTGATAAATCAAAGATCAACCGTCTGCTCAACATCAACGGATAA
- a CDS encoding CapA family protein: protein MISEYIKYAFLAATIFLGAKTEELPLPDPVMAPDSVALTLIFAGDIMQHGPQIEAAWSDYDSTFNYHPCFSYVKPLVSSFDVAIANLEVTLAGAPYTGYPQFSAPDELAVAARDAGFDILATANNHSCDRGNNGLIRTLRVLDSLGIARTGTFTDSTDLLKYHPLVLSKNDITFALFNYTYGTNGLPFYPPAIVNLIDTNLIINDLAAVDRTKTDFIIVFFHWGNEYQSQPSLTQVKLAGLCKRHGADVIIGSHPHVLQRMEYDEPSDSLPGGFLLAYSLGNYVSNQRDRYRDGGAMISFTLSKTWNKKSVINPEYHLTWVHTPIRDGKKQYYILPVRQFENDSTMDTAALEKLRLFISDADELLGKGNRQVPEYRPVQSE, encoded by the coding sequence ATGATTTCAGAATACATTAAATACGCCTTTCTGGCGGCAACAATTTTCCTGGGGGCCAAGACAGAGGAACTCCCCTTACCCGATCCGGTAATGGCACCTGATTCTGTTGCCCTCACCCTGATTTTTGCCGGCGATATTATGCAGCATGGCCCGCAGATTGAGGCAGCCTGGAGCGATTATGATTCCACCTTCAATTATCACCCCTGTTTCAGCTATGTAAAGCCCCTGGTCAGCAGTTTTGATGTTGCCATCGCCAATCTTGAAGTCACCCTGGCCGGAGCGCCTTATACCGGTTATCCTCAGTTCAGCGCACCTGACGAACTGGCCGTTGCTGCCCGCGATGCCGGATTTGATATCCTGGCCACGGCAAACAACCATTCGTGCGACCGGGGCAACAATGGCCTGATCCGGACACTGCGTGTACTCGACAGCCTGGGGATAGCGCGCACGGGTACATTTACCGACAGCACCGACCTCCTAAAATACCACCCACTGGTACTTTCAAAAAACGATATAACTTTCGCACTTTTCAACTATACTTACGGAACGAATGGCCTCCCCTTCTACCCGCCTGCGATTGTTAACCTTATCGACACCAACCTGATCATCAATGATCTTGCTGCTGTGGACAGGACAAAAACCGATTTTATTATTGTTTTCTTTCACTGGGGTAACGAATACCAGTCACAGCCTTCGCTAACCCAGGTCAAGCTGGCGGGACTGTGTAAAAGACATGGAGCAGATGTCATCATCGGCTCCCATCCGCATGTACTGCAGCGGATGGAGTATGACGAACCTTCAGATTCCCTGCCGGGAGGGTTCCTGCTTGCCTATTCGCTGGGAAATTACGTTTCAAACCAACGCGACCGTTACCGCGACGGAGGCGCCATGATCAGTTTTACCTTGTCCAAAACATGGAATAAAAAATCTGTTATCAATCCGGAATATCACCTTACATGGGTGCATACTCCCATCAGGGACGGGAAAAAGCAATATTATATACTCCCTGTCAGGCAGTTTGAAAATGATTCAACCATGGACACAGCCGCACTTGAAAAACTCAGGCTGTTTATCTCCGACGCTGACGAACTCCTCGGGAAGGGAAACCGTCAGGTTCCGGAATACAGGCCAGTTCAATCTGAATAA